GATGCCGACCGTCGCTTATGCGGGCCAGCCCTTCTTCCGCTCGGCCTGGAGTGCGCTTCGCCACGGCCGGACCAACATGGATGTGCCTATCTCGATCGGAGTGCTGCTGGCGACCGCGCTCAGCCTGTTCGAAACAATCACGGGCGGTGCCCATGCCTATTTCGACGGTGCGGTCTCGCTGATCTTCTTCCTGCTGGCCGGCCGCTATCTCGACAGCGCGATGCGCGACCGGGCGCGCGACGGAGCGGGGGCGCTGATGCGCGCGATGGCGCCCGGGGGAATGGTGCTGCTGCCCGATGGCAGGGCCGAGTGGCGTTCCGCTGAAGATATAGCGCCGGGCATGGCCCTGCTGGTGAGCGCTGGCGAGCGCTTCGCCGCCGACGGACGGGTCGAGGAGGGCTCAAGCGCGATCGACCGGTCGCTTATCAGCGGCGAGAGCCGGCCGGAGCCGGTCGACGCGGGATCGGCGGTGATTGCAGGGTCTCTCAACCTCACCGGTCCGGTGACGGTCCGCGTCACCGCGACGGGACGCGATACCACCATCGCCGGCATGGCCCGGCTGATGGAAGCGGCGGGGCAGGGCCGATCCCGCTATGTGCGTATCGCCGACCGGGCGGCGCGCTATTATGCGCCGGCGGTCCACACCCTGGCCGCCGCTTCCTTTGTCGGCTGGATGATTGCCGGCGCCGGCTGGCACGCCTCGCTGCTCATCGCGGTGGCCGTGTTGATCGTTACGTGCCCTTGCGCGCTGGGCTTGGCCGTGCCGGTCGCGCAGGTCGTCGCTTCAGGCGCGCTCATGCGCCGCGGCCTGCTGGTCAAGGACGGCTCGGCGCTCGAGCGGCTGGCCGAGGCCGATCGGGTGTGCTTCGACAAAACCGGGACCTTGACTCTGGGACGACCGGAAGTCGTCAGCATAGAGGCGCTCAATCCGGCCGAATGCAGCGCGGCCCTTGCCCTCGCGCGCGCCAGCAACCACCCGCTTTCGCGCAGCCTCGCGCGAACGCTCGCTGAAAATGGCAGCAGGGCCGCGGATGCCAAGGACATCCGGGAGATTGCCGGGAAAGGCGTGGAAGGCCATGTCGGCGGGCGACTGGCTCGGCTCGGTCGCCCGGAATGGGTCGGAACCGCGGCCGCCGCCGACGACATGCTGTGTTGCGCTTTCCTGATCGACGGCGGCGCGCCGCGTCTGCTGCGGTTCGCGGACCGGCTTCGGCCCGATGCCGAGGAGGCGGTTGCGCGTATCGCCCGGTTGGGGATGGAGCCGGTCATATTATCCGGGGACCGCCGGGAAGCGGTCGCCGCGATTGCCGGCCAGGTCCACGCGCCGGCGATGGTCGGCATGACTCCAGACCAGAAAGTCGAGACGATCAACCGCCTGACGCGGGCTGGCCATCATGTGCTGATGGTCGGCGATGGTCTCAACGATGGACCGGCGCTTGCCGCAGGCCATGTCTCGATCGCGCCTTCATCCGCGAGCGATGTCGGGCAGAATGCCGCGGATATTGTGTTCCTGGGCGACAGCCTGCTGCCGGTGCCGATCGCGGTGGTGGCCGCGCGTCGTACCATGCGGATCGTCCGACAGAACTTTGCGCTGGCAATCGGTTATAACATCCTCGCGGTGCCGCTGGCCCTGCTGGGAATGGTGACGCCCCTGATTGCCGCGATCGCGATGTCGACCTCATCGATCATCGTGGTCGCCAATGCCCTCCGCCTCGCGCGGTGTACCCGGTGAGCGGCATCGGGCTTCTGATCCCGATAGCGCTGCTGCTTGGCCTCAGTGGCTTGGCTGCTTTCATGTGGTCATTGTCCACCGGACAGTTTGATGATCTCGAAGGTGCTGGTGAACGGATACTCATCAACGATGATCCGGAAGTTCAGGAACGACGCTGACTGTATCAATCGAGTTGGCGACCGCTTGTCGATCTGGACCGTTTGTAGGTGACGGCTTTGCACGACATATCGGCCGTTCGACGCACCGGCATCCGCATCTCAAAGCTGCCGTTCCTACGTGTCAGCCATGGTGGCAGATTTTGGGCCGGTTGCGGACTGGCAGGTTTGCAGAATAACCTCAAAAAGTTACCGTTCGTCCGCCGGCCGATTACAAGGGAGTCGCTTCCGCATCGACGGCCGTCCTTGTTGCTTATCCCACCCGATGGTGGAGAAACGATGCGTTCATCTTGGCTATGTCGGGACACCCGATCATCGCTAGGTCGCGCTGCACCTCGCTCCGCAATATTTCAATGGCGCGCAAGGCGCCTTCGGTTCCTCCAGCCATGACACCATAGAGCGTCGCCCGGCCGACCATGCAAAAATGCGCGCCGAGCCCATGCGCCACCAGAAGATTTGACCCCCGGCGAATTCCGCCATCGAACAACAGGCGCGCGCGATCACCCACATGGCGCGCGATTGCGGGAAGAACATCGATTGAGGCGGGCATGCAATCGAGCTTGTTGCCGCCATGATTGGAGACGATAACCGCGTCTGCCCCAAGGTCGAGCGCGCGCGATGCATCTTCGGCGCGCATGATGCCTTTGATCACCAGCTTGCCGGGCCAAAGCTTCCGCAGCCGCTCCACCTCGGGCCATTCGTGAAATGTAGGGGTTTGCGACCATGACCGCCGGGCAATCTCGTTGGCCGACGCGCCTGGCGGCGAATAGGGCGCCCAGCTGTCCGCCCGCGGGAGGCCGCCGCGCGAGCCGTGTTCCCAGCTCCAGCCCGGGTGGCGCAATGCCTGCCAGATGACATAGGGCCATTTGGCCGGGGGCACATAGGCAGGCAGCTTGAGGCCCGCCCGAACCAGCCAATGATTATACATCGGGGCGGGGGCATCGACCGTGAAGACCAGGACATCGACGCCTGCATCGGCGCCGCGTCGAAGCATGTCGTCGGTTATCTTGGAATCGCGGGCGGCATAGAGCTGCTGCCAGACATTGCCGGGTGCGATACGCGCGATCTCTTCGATCGATGCGCAACTCGAACTCGACAGCATGAAAGGTATGTTTGCTTCGGCGGCGGCTTCAGCCAGCATCTGCTCCGCGTTGCGCCGCATAATGCCTGCAAAGCCGACTGCGGAGATGCCGAACGAGCTCGAATAGGTCTTGCCGAACAGCGTGACCTGCTGGTTGACCGCCGAGCAGTCGACCAGCGCATGCGCGCTCAGCAGGTGTTTACGAAACGCGTCCGCATTGCGGACCGGCCCGCTGCCGTCGTCTCCGCCGGTTTCCACCGGAACAAAAGCGAATTCCGGCGTCCTCCGGCGCGCAATCTCCTTGAGATCGCCAATTGTGATCGCCCGGCTGACCTTCGTTGTCACCGATTTCCTCCCAATATTGCCGCGGCTTCGGCGCCGCGACCTTTCCCAAGCCTAACCACACCCCTTGCCGCGATCAAGTAATGTATTCATAATGCAGTTACGAATCTGGCGCCGGTCGGCGTGCGGTACGAAAGGGAGGGGTTCGGATGAAACTGGCGCGCTTCGCCGCAGATGGGGAATGTCGGATCGGTGTGATCACCGAGAAGGGCGTTGCACCCATCGACGATTTTTCGACGATGCTCGAACTGATCAGCGCGGGTGAAGCGGGATTGGCGCGTGTCGCCGACGCTGTTCAACGCGCGACGGTCAGGCCGCTTGCCGACATACGGCTACTCGCGCCGATCGAGCGACCGGGCAAATATCTAGCCATCGGCATGAATTACGGTAAGCATGCGGCCGAGGCTGCGCGACTGGGCATCGCGCAGATAGCCCACCAGACATGGTTCAACAAACAGACCAGCTGCCTTTCGGGCCCGTTCGACGACATCGATCCGGGCGTGACCGAAAAGCTGGATTATGAGGTCGAACTGGCTGCCGTGATCGGCCGAGCGGCGAAGCATGTCAGCGAGCGGGACGCGCCGCACCATGTCTTCGGCTATGTCGTCGCAAACGACGTTTCCGCGCGCGATTGGCAGTTCCATTCCCCGACATTCACCATGGGCAAGTCATTCGATACCCATGGACCGATCGGCCCATGGATCGTCACGGCCGACGAACTCGGCAACCCGCATGACCTCGGTCTCCGATGCTTCGTCAACGGCGAACTGCGGCAATCGGGCCGCACCAGCGACATGATCGCAAATCTGTGGGATCAGATCGCCTATCTCTCCCAGGCCTTCACGCTCGACCCCGGCGACTTGATCGCGACCGGAACGCCCGAAGGTGTCGGCATCGCCCTCGATCCGCCACGATTCCTGAAACCGGGCGACGTGGTCCGCTGCGAGATCGATCGGATCGGCGTGATCGAAAACAGGGTTTCGTCCCCCCGCACACCCGCCGCCGCCTGACGCGTCGTCGCTCTTCTTTTCCAAATGCGAGCATCGAAATGAACCAACCGCAGACTATCGCTATCGTTGGCGCCGGGCCCACCGGCCTTTCAGCCGCCATATTGCTTCGCCAGCGCGGCTATTCTCCGATCGTGATCGAACGCAGGCCCGATATTACGGGCTATCCTGCGGCGCATGTGGCCAATACGCGGACGATGGAGGTCTTCGCCGAAATGGGCGTCGCCGATCGCATCTGGGACGCCGGCGACACCAACGCGATGAGCAGCCTCGTCGTCTGGCTGGAAAGCATGGCCGGCCGTGAATATGGCATCCTCCCGATCCAGGGCGCGGCAACCGACGAACGAGGGCCGCTCAGCGCCTATAATTCGGTGAACATCCCGCAGACCCGGCTGGAGAAGATCCTGTTCGACCGGTTCGTCGAACTGGGCGGCGAGGTACGGTTCGGGCAGGAAGTCATCGATGTGCGT
The sequence above is drawn from the Rhizorhabdus dicambivorans genome and encodes:
- a CDS encoding heavy metal translocating P-type ATPase, which encodes MTAIVEHSEFSLPGVRCAACIAKIEQGLAHVPGVRSARVNLTAKRIAIDHDAGLDVPALRSALDALGFAAEPVIAQSGDLAHRRESRQLLKGLGVAGFASMNIMLLSVSVWSGADGATRQLFHWLSAMIAMPTVAYAGQPFFRSAWSALRHGRTNMDVPISIGVLLATALSLFETITGGAHAYFDGAVSLIFFLLAGRYLDSAMRDRARDGAGALMRAMAPGGMVLLPDGRAEWRSAEDIAPGMALLVSAGERFAADGRVEEGSSAIDRSLISGESRPEPVDAGSAVIAGSLNLTGPVTVRVTATGRDTTIAGMARLMEAAGQGRSRYVRIADRAARYYAPAVHTLAAASFVGWMIAGAGWHASLLIAVAVLIVTCPCALGLAVPVAQVVASGALMRRGLLVKDGSALERLAEADRVCFDKTGTLTLGRPEVVSIEALNPAECSAALALARASNHPLSRSLARTLAENGSRAADAKDIREIAGKGVEGHVGGRLARLGRPEWVGTAAAADDMLCCAFLIDGGAPRLLRFADRLRPDAEEAVARIARLGMEPVILSGDRREAVAAIAGQVHAPAMVGMTPDQKVETINRLTRAGHHVLMVGDGLNDGPALAAGHVSIAPSSASDVGQNAADIVFLGDSLLPVPIAVVAARRTMRIVRQNFALAIGYNILAVPLALLGMVTPLIAAIAMSTSSIIVVANALRLARCTR
- the ccoS gene encoding cbb3-type cytochrome oxidase assembly protein CcoS, giving the protein MSGIGLLIPIALLLGLSGLAAFMWSLSTGQFDDLEGAGERILINDDPEVQERR
- a CDS encoding alpha-hydroxy acid oxidase, with the translated sequence MTTKVSRAITIGDLKEIARRRTPEFAFVPVETGGDDGSGPVRNADAFRKHLLSAHALVDCSAVNQQVTLFGKTYSSSFGISAVGFAGIMRRNAEQMLAEAAAEANIPFMLSSSSCASIEEIARIAPGNVWQQLYAARDSKITDDMLRRGADAGVDVLVFTVDAPAPMYNHWLVRAGLKLPAYVPPAKWPYVIWQALRHPGWSWEHGSRGGLPRADSWAPYSPPGASANEIARRSWSQTPTFHEWPEVERLRKLWPGKLVIKGIMRAEDASRALDLGADAVIVSNHGGNKLDCMPASIDVLPAIARHVGDRARLLFDGGIRRGSNLLVAHGLGAHFCMVGRATLYGVMAGGTEGALRAIEILRSEVQRDLAMIGCPDIAKMNASFLHHRVG
- a CDS encoding fumarylacetoacetate hydrolase family protein; this translates as MKLARFAADGECRIGVITEKGVAPIDDFSTMLELISAGEAGLARVADAVQRATVRPLADIRLLAPIERPGKYLAIGMNYGKHAAEAARLGIAQIAHQTWFNKQTSCLSGPFDDIDPGVTEKLDYEVELAAVIGRAAKHVSERDAPHHVFGYVVANDVSARDWQFHSPTFTMGKSFDTHGPIGPWIVTADELGNPHDLGLRCFVNGELRQSGRTSDMIANLWDQIAYLSQAFTLDPGDLIATGTPEGVGIALDPPRFLKPGDVVRCEIDRIGVIENRVSSPRTPAAA